A part of Setaria viridis chromosome 8, Setaria_viridis_v4.0, whole genome shotgun sequence genomic DNA contains:
- the LOC117833771 gene encoding wall-associated receptor kinase 5 encodes MEHLIAKPQLRLLWLLLLCPALVLSRVLVEVPTPVAASNGTAPGPRPGCPSMCGDIHIPFPFGIGDGCSRSKGFAIFCDNSYNPARALDIRGFEVKDITLETGEMRVFTGVAHICYNSSNTTSSIGFLKYNFTGSPFLISSSRNEFTGVGCNTVALLTGKDLEDDGRYLSGCMTTCASLGDAADDVNCTGAIPEDLDTVNVSWMRLANNTARNYNSCSTAFLAEKGWYRNFSLNHQNGTGETSLHNQLGNRTIPLVLDWAMKKDGACLSANSTRVDVRNGLWYRCKCSDGYAGNPYVVEGCQNIDECKLLKSDPETYGNQYHVPSGSKCVDTDGSYKGECNFGRIGSQCRPVFSATVAAVSATLVASLLLVLLRKEHKRRVRSGFFDKNGGEIMKSMNINTFTELQLEKITNHYDTPIGKGAFGKVYRGTTHKNLRVAVKRSIVEGMQPSHDHDLVNEIAIQFQVSHANLVRLIGCCLETDVPMLVFEYVSNGSLYNVLHCGSTPRVLPLSARLDIAIGSAKALAYMHSHGGRSLVHGDVKTGNILLGDNLTPKVSDFGSSKLESIARHANWCVMGDMSYIDPVYIKTGRFTQKSDVYSFGVVLLELITRKTARYGNNNSLPVDFVKSCKEDGNGRKMYDRDIIFSDGDAHSHRCVECLDQIGMLAVRCLKEDRDERPSMAEVVEELIQVNFRARSDTSCKTN; translated from the exons ATGGAGCACCTAATAGCCAAGCCTCAATTACGTCTGTtgtggcttcttcttctttgtcctGCTCTGGTACTCTCCCGGGTGCTGGTGGAGGTGCCAACGCCGGTGGCGGCTTCCAATGGAACCGCACCAGGGCCACGGCCAGGCTGCCCAAGCATGTGCGGCGACATACACATCCCCTTCCCCTTCGGCATCGGCGACGGCTGTTCCAGGAGCAAGGGCTTCGCCATCTTCTGCGACAACAGCTACAACCCCGCGAGAGCATTGGACATACGAGGCTTCGAGGTCAAGGACATAACTCTGGAGACAGGAGAGATGCGCGTCTTCACTGGGGTCGCGCACATCTGCTACAACTCATCCAACACAACCTCCAGCATAGGCTTTTTGAAGTACAACTTCACCGGCTCGCCGTTCCTGATCTCGTCGTCAAGGAACGAGTTCACGGGCGTCGGCTGCAACACCGTGGCGTTGCTAACGGGCAAGGACTTGGAAGACGATGGCCGATACCTGAGCGGCTGCATGACGACGTGCGCGAGCCTGGGTGACGCTGCCGACGATGTCAATTGCACGGGGGCCATCCCCGAAGACCTTGACACGGTGAATGTTAGTTGGATGAGGCTCGCCAACAACACTGCGAGGAACTACAACAGCTGCAGCACCGCCTTCTTGGCCGAGAAAGGATG GTACCGTAATTTCAGCCTGAATCATCAGAACGGCACCGGTGAGACGTCTCTTCACAACCAGTTAGGTAACAGGACCATTCCGTTAGTGCTCGACTGGGCCATGAAGAAGGATGGTGCCTGCTTGAGCGCCAACAGCACACGCGTCGACGTCAGGAATGGCCTCTGGTACCGCTGCAAATGCTCCGATGGGTACGCTGGAAATCCGTACGTCGTCGAGGGATGCCAAA ATATCGACGAGTGCAAACTTCTGAAGTCTGATCCTGAGACTTATGGAAATCAATATCATGTTCCAAGTGGTAGCAAATGTGTTGACACAGATGGTAGCTACAAGGGGGAATGCAATTTTGGCCGAATAGGGTCCCAATGCCGCCCCGTATTTTCCGCAACAGTAGCTGCAGTATCAG CAACATTGGTCGCCAGCCTTCTTCTGGTGCTACTACGCAAGGAGCACAAGCGGCGAGTGCGGAGTGGCTTCTTTGACAAGAATGGCGGTGAAATAATGAAGAGCATGAACATCAacaccttcaccgaactacagCTGGAGAAGATCACAAACCACTATGACACCCCCATCGGAAAAGGTGCCTTTGGCAAGGTCTATAGGGGAACCACCCATAAGAACCTACGAGTCGCCGTTAAGCGCTCCATCGTAGAAGGCATGCAACCCTCACATGATCACGATCTGGTGAACGAGATCGCCATTCAGTTTCAGGTCAGCCATGCAAACCTTGTTCGCCTCATCGGCTGCTGCCTGGAGACGGATGTCCCCATGCTTGTCTTCGAGTACGTCTCCAACGGGAGCCTCTACAATGTGCTTCATTGTGGGTCTACACCACGTGTGCTCCCGCTTTCAGCACGCTTGGACATTGCCATAGGCTCTGCGAAAGCTCTTGCCTACATGCACTCCCATGGCGGACGCAGTCTTGTGCACGGGGATGTCAAGACTGGTAACATCCTCCTCGGCGATAACTTGACTCCCAAGGTCTCAGACTTCGGGTCGTCAAAGCTTGAGTCAATCGCAAGGCATGCCAATTGGTGCGTCATGGGGGACATGAGCTACATTGATCCTGTGTACATCAAGACGGGCCGTTTCACGCAGAAGAGTGATGTCTACAGCTTTGGTGTGGTGCTCCTCGAGCTCATCACGAGGAAGACGGCCAGGTATGGCAACAATAATAGCCTCCCCGTGGACTTTGTCAAGTCCTGCAAGGAGGACGGCAATGGAAGGAAGATGTACGACAGAGATATCATCTTCTCTGATGGCGATGCTCATTCTCATCGTTGTGTGGAGTGCCTTGATCAGATCGGCATGTTGGCAGTCCGATGTCTCAAGGAAGACAGGGATGAAAGACCATCCATGGCAGAGGTAGTAGAGGAGCTTATACAAGTGAACTTTAGAGCTCGCAGTGACACGAGTTGTAAGACAAATTAA